From one Theropithecus gelada isolate Dixy unplaced genomic scaffold, Tgel_1.0 HiC_scaffold_16134, whole genome shotgun sequence genomic stretch:
- the LOC112617380 gene encoding GTP-binding protein Di-Ras1, whose translation MPEQSNDYRVVVFGAGGVGKSSLVLRFVKGTFRDTYIPTIEDTYRQVISCDKSVCTLQITDTTGSHQFPAMQRLSISKGHAFILVFSVTSKQSLEELGPIYKLIVQIKGSVEDIPVMLVGNKCDETQREVDTREAQAVAQEWKCAFMETSAKMNYNVKELFQELLTLETRRNMSLNIDGKRSGKQKRTDRVKGKCTLM comes from the coding sequence ATGCCCGAACAGAGCAATGACTACCGCGTGGTGGTGTTCGGGGCGGGCGGCGTGGGCAAGAGCTCACTGGTGCTGCGCTTCGTGAAGGGCACGTTCCGCGACACGTACATCCCCACCATCGAGGACACCTACCGGCAGGTGATCAGCTGCGACAAGAGCGTGTGCACGCTGCAGATCACAGACACCACCGGCAGCCACCAGTTCCCGGCCATGCAGCGCTTGTCCATCTCCAAGGGCCACGCCTTCATCCTGGTGTTCTCGGTCACCAGCAAGCAGTCGCTGGAGGAGCTGGGGCCCATCTACAAGCTCATCGTGCAGATCAAGGGCAGCGTGGAGGACATCCCCGTGATGCTCGTGGGCAACAAGTGCGACGAGACGCAGCGGGAGGTGGACACGCGCGAGGCGCAGGCGGTGGCCCAGGAGTGGAAGTGCGCCTTCATGGAGACCTCGGCCAAGATGAACTACAACGTCAAGGAACTCTTCCAGGAGCTACTGACGCTGGAGACCCGCCGGAACATGAGCCTCAACATCGACGGCAAGCGCTCCGGGAAGCAGAAGAGGACAGACCGCGTCAAGGGCAAATGCACCCTCATGTGA